TTAATAAATTTACCATTGGTATATTTAAGCTTCTTGACAATGCAGAGTTTGCTGGTACTGCACCATCATATTGTTGTGAAAAATTTTTTGGCGAAAAACTTCCATAATGTGACGGAATATCTGGTAACAGCATTGTTGGTGTAATAATACCATCCTCAAGGCATTTTTCATAAAGTAAGGGTTTTAATATGCTTCCTGTACTTCTTGGTGCAACTATACAATCCACATCACTGCTGTTTTCAATATCTGAATTTTTAGTATTACCAACATAAGCCAGAATTTCTCCTGTTCTAACAGAACTGATTATTACAGCACCATTGTAAATTTTATTTTCTTTTAATAAGTCGTTATGAGCTTGTAATTGCTGAATTGCCTTTATTTGAATGTTGTTATCAATTGTGCTTTTTATAGTTTTTCCTGCATATCCGTTTTTTATTAATTTTTCCAATAAGTGTGGAGCTGACTGTGGCAGCTTTAATGGTTTATCTGGTAATGGCTCTGTTAAGGCTAATTGGTAAGTTGTTAAATCTATTTTTTTTCTATTGTATAATCTTTTTAATAATCTGTTTCGTTTATTTAAAAGCCTGTCATGATTTTTTCCCGGATAAATTAATCCTGGCGCGTTTGGTAAAACAGCTAAAGTTGCACTCTCTGCCCAGCTTAATGAATTTGAACTTTTTCCATAATATCTCCACGAAGCTGCCTCTAGTCCCACAACATTATTCCCAAATGGTGCGTGGGAAGCATAATATATTAAAATTTCTTTTTTACTGTATCTTATTTCCATTCTGGTTGCTAGAATCATTTCCAGAATTTTTTCATAGTAAGTACGGGGTGGATTTTTTCTCATTATTCTGGCTAACTGCATTGTTAAGGTACTTCCGCCGCTTACAACTTTTTTATGTTTAAAATTTTGAATAAAAGCTCTTCCAATTCCATTTATGCTTATTCCATAATGACTATAAAATGTTCTGTCCTCAAATTCAATTAAACATATTTTAAATTTATTAGGTACGCTATCGGCAGGACTAAATCGCCACTGCCCGTCAGAGGCTATTTTAGCACCCAATAAAACTCCGTTTCTATCTAAAAGCACAGTTGATGTGCTATCGTTAAAAAGTTTTTCAGGTAGGCATTGAGCATACCAAATAAGGAATATCAATAAAAATAAGATTAATAATCTGATGCTCCATTTTTTTATTAATCTCCATTGAATTTTTAATTTTTTCATGGCATTGGGGGTAAAATCTCATCAAAATTATAAGCTAATCTTAGCTTATTTTGGGTATTTTATTATTCGCTGCTATTTTAATGGGAAAAGTTTTTTAATTTTGATTATGCGTGAAAACCTATTTTTTTATTCTACTTTGAAGAAAACGACTTTTATATTATTCCTGATATTGCTGATATCCTTTACTGGGTTTTCACAGCAGTATAATTTTCATAATTACTCTGTAAAAGATGGTGTTGCTCAGTCGCAGGTGTATAGCTTATTACAGGATAGCAGAGGCTATTTGTGGATGGGAACACGTGGTGGCGGTTTATCAAAATATGATGGTGTTAATTTTAAAACGTATTCTGTAAATGATGGATTAATAAATAATTATATTTTCTGCATTAAAGAAGATAAAGAGCATAATTTATGGATTGGAACAAATAACGGACTTTCAAAATATAATGGAATATCATTTAAGAATTATCAGCCTTTTAATGATTCTGCACAGGTTTGGATACAGGATTTAGATATTGATATTAAAGGCAGAAAATGGCTTGCAACAAATACGGGGGTATTGTTACTCGATAACGACAAATTTATTAATATAACCGATTTGATAAATGTAAAAAGAACAGTAATAAACTCTATTCTTGTTGATAAAAGTGGAGCAATATGGTATGGGAATGGAGAAGGCTTATTTAAAATAATAGAAAAAGATTCAAAATATAGTCTTGTAAGTTTTGATAAGTCTCAGGGTTTAATTAAAAATTCTATTACAAGCATTAAGCAGGATAAAAGTGGAAATATCTGGATTGGAACCTATGGTGATGGAGCTTATGTTTACGATGGTAAAAAGTTTTTCAGAATAGATTACAATCTTGAATTATATCGTAAGACTGTTTTGGATATTTATTTTGATACTCATAACAATGTGTGGTTTGCAACTTTATCGCACGGTGTTGCGGAATATAATACAAGCTCAAAATCTTTTAGCTGGTTAACCGAAAATGAGGGGTTAAGCAATAATCATATTCAGTGTATTATTCAGGACAGGAGCGAGAATTACTGGTTTGGCTCATCAGGTGGAGGTGTTTGTAATTATTTTGGAAAACAATTTACAAATTACGATAAATCGTCAGGATTAGCTGGAAATTTTATTTACAGCATTTTTCGTGATAGTGAAAATCGTTTATGGATAGGAACGTCAGACAAGGGATTAAGTGTTTCAGACAGCTCTGGTTTTTATAGCTATAATACAGTAAATGGATTTTCTGAAGTTAAAGTAAAAGCTATAAATGAGGATAATAATGGAATATTATATTTTGGAACAGACGGACAAGGAGTATTTGAATATAATGGGATTGATTTTAAGCCTGTAGCCGGATTAACATCTAAATATAT
This sequence is a window from Bacteroidia bacterium. Protein-coding genes within it:
- the pbpC gene encoding penicillin-binding protein 1C is translated as MKKLKIQWRLIKKWSIRLLILFLLIFLIWYAQCLPEKLFNDSTSTVLLDRNGVLLGAKIASDGQWRFSPADSVPNKFKICLIEFEDRTFYSHYGISINGIGRAFIQNFKHKKVVSGGSTLTMQLARIMRKNPPRTYYEKILEMILATRMEIRYSKKEILIYYASHAPFGNNVVGLEAASWRYYGKSSNSLSWAESATLAVLPNAPGLIYPGKNHDRLLNKRNRLLKRLYNRKKIDLTTYQLALTEPLPDKPLKLPQSAPHLLEKLIKNGYAGKTIKSTIDNNIQIKAIQQLQAHNDLLKENKIYNGAVIISSVRTGEILAYVGNTKNSDIENSSDVDCIVAPRSTGSILKPLLYEKCLEDGIITPTMLLPDIPSHYGSFSPKNFSQQYDGAVPANSALSRSLNIPMVNLLNQYGLEKFYLDLKNFGLTTLNKPARHYGLSLILGGAEAKLYDLNKIYTQMAQELKYNKIKPLKYILESSKTEKQECNYSYKKNNAASIYSTFEAMVEVNRPDDDGNWRAFTSAQKIAWKTGTSFGFRDAWATGITPDYVVSVWIGNADGEGRPGLTGIKAAAPLLFDLFSQLPKSESWFIEPRSEQCEITICSESGYRASDLCEKKETKQMPKTCLNTTACPYHQIVHLTKNGKYRVDSDCESIYNMKNIAWFILPPLIEKYYKTNHPNYKALPEFKPECLAKISDKAIAILYPKPNSKIYVPVEIDGTMGRTVFEATHRNNNTKIYWHMDEEYIGETKEIHQISLNPSAGKHRLMLIDENGISVKIKFEVLGKVNY